A DNA window from Engystomops pustulosus chromosome 6, aEngPut4.maternal, whole genome shotgun sequence contains the following coding sequences:
- the MAPRE1 gene encoding microtubule-associated protein RP/EB family member 1 isoform X1, whose translation MAVNVYSTSVTSDNLSRHDMLAWINESLQLNLTKIEHLCSGSVYCQFMDMLFPGSVVLKKVKFQAKLEHEYIQNFKVLQAGFKKMGVDKIIPVDKLVKGKFQDNFEFVQWFKKFFDANYDGKDYDPVAARQGQESAPAPILPTPVMNKPKKPIGSTNSDDSADVKPTKTEEIRKMARIAPQRAVQAQRTAVTNKPAQGVGRRPAGIGNGEEESAELIQQINVLKITVEDLEKERDFYFGKLRNIELICQENEGESDPVLQRIIEILYATDEGFVIPDEGAPPEDQEEY comes from the exons ATGGCAGTTAATGTTTATTCCACGTCCGTAACAAGTGACAATCTAAGTCGTCATGACATGCTTGCTTGGATAAATGAGTCCTTACAACTCAACCTGACAAAGATTGAGCACCTGTGTTCTG GAAGTGTATATTGTCAGTTTATGGATATGTTGTTTCCTGGATCAGTTGTATTAAAGAAAGTGAAATTTCAAGCCAAACTTGAACATGAGTATATCCAGAACTTCAAAGTGCTACAAGCCGGTTTCAAGAAGATGGGTGTAGACAAA ATCATTCCAGTGGACAAATTGGTGAAAGGAAAATTCCAGGACAACTTTGAATTTGTGCAATGGTTCAAGAAATTTTTTGATGCAAACTACGATGGAAAGGACTATGATCCAGTTGCTGCTCGACAAGGACAAGAGTCTGCCCCTGCCCCAATTCTCCCTACTCCAGTCATGAACAAACCGAAGAAGCCAATAGGATCTACAAATTCAG ATGATTCTGCTGATGTAAAGCCAACAAAGACAGAAGAGATAAGGAAAATGGCCAGAATTG ctCCACAGAGAGCCGTACAGGCCCAGAGGACTGCAGTAACCAACAAACCTGCCCAGGGAGTTGGCAGGAGGCCTGCTGGTATTGGCAATGGCGAGGAGGAGTCTGCAGAGCTGATTCAGCAG ATTAATGTCCTGAAAATAACTGTTGAAGACTTGGAAAAAGAAAGAGACTTTTATTTTGGCAAGCTAAGGAATATCGAACTCATCTGTCAAGAGAATGAAGGAGAAAGTGACCCTGTCCTGCAGAGAATCATAGAGATTCTTTATGCCACAGAT GAGGGCTTTGTGATACCAGATGAAGGTGCACCCCCAGAAGACCAGGAAGAATATTAA
- the MAPRE1 gene encoding microtubule-associated protein RP/EB family member 1 isoform X2 yields the protein MAVNVYSTSVTSDNLSRHDMLAWINESLQLNLTKIEHLCSGSVYCQFMDMLFPGSVVLKKVKFQAKLEHEYIQNFKVLQAGFKKMGVDKIIPVDKLVKGKFQDNFEFVQWFKKFFDANYDGKDYDPVAARQGQESAPAPILPTPVMNKPKKPIGSTNSAPQRAVQAQRTAVTNKPAQGVGRRPAGIGNGEEESAELIQQINVLKITVEDLEKERDFYFGKLRNIELICQENEGESDPVLQRIIEILYATDEGFVIPDEGAPPEDQEEY from the exons ATGGCAGTTAATGTTTATTCCACGTCCGTAACAAGTGACAATCTAAGTCGTCATGACATGCTTGCTTGGATAAATGAGTCCTTACAACTCAACCTGACAAAGATTGAGCACCTGTGTTCTG GAAGTGTATATTGTCAGTTTATGGATATGTTGTTTCCTGGATCAGTTGTATTAAAGAAAGTGAAATTTCAAGCCAAACTTGAACATGAGTATATCCAGAACTTCAAAGTGCTACAAGCCGGTTTCAAGAAGATGGGTGTAGACAAA ATCATTCCAGTGGACAAATTGGTGAAAGGAAAATTCCAGGACAACTTTGAATTTGTGCAATGGTTCAAGAAATTTTTTGATGCAAACTACGATGGAAAGGACTATGATCCAGTTGCTGCTCGACAAGGACAAGAGTCTGCCCCTGCCCCAATTCTCCCTACTCCAGTCATGAACAAACCGAAGAAGCCAATAGGATCTACAAATTCAG ctCCACAGAGAGCCGTACAGGCCCAGAGGACTGCAGTAACCAACAAACCTGCCCAGGGAGTTGGCAGGAGGCCTGCTGGTATTGGCAATGGCGAGGAGGAGTCTGCAGAGCTGATTCAGCAG ATTAATGTCCTGAAAATAACTGTTGAAGACTTGGAAAAAGAAAGAGACTTTTATTTTGGCAAGCTAAGGAATATCGAACTCATCTGTCAAGAGAATGAAGGAGAAAGTGACCCTGTCCTGCAGAGAATCATAGAGATTCTTTATGCCACAGAT GAGGGCTTTGTGATACCAGATGAAGGTGCACCCCCAGAAGACCAGGAAGAATATTAA